One window from the genome of Garra rufa chromosome 1, GarRuf1.0, whole genome shotgun sequence encodes:
- the LOC141340261 gene encoding uncharacterized protein: MEFVKVESEENTSEIEIKQEPEPLNIKQEEPQPLRIKQEEPEPLRIKQEEPEPLGIKQEEQGELIKEKEENQESSQVKEKNHYKTAEKSYKCSHCNKNFSQSVHLKTHEMIHTGEKPYKCSNCNKRFIRSACLKIHERIHTGEKPYKCSQCNRSFSQSAYMKTHERIHTGEKPYECSHCNKRFNQSVHLKKHEMIHTGEKPYECSHCNKRFRQSVLLKTHEMNHTGETPYTVNAHTATRDLVSHHI, translated from the exons atggagtttgttaaagtggagagtgaggagaacacgagtgaaatagaaataaaacaggaaccagaacctttgaacataaaacaggaggaaccacaacctttgagaataaaacaagaggaaccagaacctttgagaataaaacaagaggaaccagaacctttgggaataaaacaggaggaacaaggag agttgattaaagaaaaagaagagAATCAAGAATCAAGTCAAGTTAAGGAGAAAAATCATTACAAAACTGCAGAGAAATCGTATAAATGTTCACACTGTAACAAGAattttagtcagtcagtacatttgaaaacgcatgagatgatccacactggagagaaaccttacaagtgttcaaactgcaacaagagatttatacGGTCAGCatgtctgaaaatacatgagaggatccatactggagagaaaccttataagtgttcacagtGCAACAGGAGTTTTAGTCAGTCAGCATatatgaaaacacatgagaggatccacactggagagaaaccttatgagtgttcacactgcaacaagagatttaatcagtcagtacatttgaaaaagcatgagatgatccacactggagagaaaccttatgagtgttcacactgcaacaagagatttcgtCAGTCAGTtcttttgaaaacacatgagatgaatCACACTGGAGAGACACCTTATACAGtaaatgctcacactgcaacaagagatttagtcagtcatcatatctga